AACGAACGTAGGTCGTGGTGGAGATGATACTCTTTTCGCTAAGATTGACGGTGTGGTTAAGTTCGAGCGTGTTGGACGCGATCGTAAACAAGTAAGTGTATATCCAGTTGCTCAAGAAGCATAAGGGTTTAGAGGGCTCTAGTCTATATTTAGGCTAGAGCTTTCTTTTTTGTTTTTTGAATAGTGATCTCATCCCCAAAAAAGAGCTTTAAAAGAGAAGTGCTATGGTTCTGAATGCTTATTTGTTATACTTACTAGTAAAATAGAAAAAAATTAGGGGAAAGATAATGGGAGATCCTAAAAATGTAGTTGATATTCTTCGTCATGCACGTCATGACTGGTTAAATAAGCTCCAACTAATTAAAGGAAACCTTGAGCTTGGAAAAACAGAACGTGCAAAAGAGATTATTGATGAAATCATAATAGAAGCTAGACACGAATCTGATCTAAGTAACATTGGATTAAATCAGTTTTCAACATTTTTATTAACATATAATTGGAAACAACATTTTTTTATACTTGAATTTGAAGTATTAGAGCTCTCTGGTACATTTCCATTAGAAGACCAATACATAACTAATTGGTTAAAGGGACTATTTCAACACCTGGAAGAGTCGTTAAATCCATATGGAGAGAACCATGTTTCTTTATCGATAGAAGTAAAACCGGATTGGTCTCGATTTATAGTAGATATTCGTGGAGAATTTTTGCCAGATGCTCACATTTTAAATTACATACATATGCATCCTATAACTAGAGGCACTATAGAAGTGGCAGATGAAATGGATAGTGACTTATCCATTGAGATTACAATTAGTTAAGGTTTCGCTAGGAGGACAATAGATGTTTGTCGATCAAGTTAAGATTTACGTAAAAGGTGGAGACGGTGGAAACGGAATGGTCGCTTTCCGTCGTGAAAAATATGTACCAATGGGTGGTCCTGCCGGTGGAGACGGCGGTAAAGGAGCAGACGTTGTATTTGAAGTAGAAGAAGGCTTAAGAACATTAGTTGACTTTCGTTACAAAAGGCATTTTAAAGCTCCAAGAGGAGAGCATGGTATGTCTAAGAGCATGCATGGTAAAAATGCTCAAGATATGGTAGTCAAAGTACCACCAGGAACGGTTGTAAAAGTTGCTGATACAGGTGAAGTCATTGCAGACCTAACTCAACATGGACAAAGAGCAGTCGTTGCAAAAGGTGGAAGAGGTGGAAGAGGAAACATTCGTTTTGCTACACCTGCAAATCCAGCACCGGAATTGTCTGAAAATGGGGAACCAGGACAAGAGAGAGACATTATTTTAGAACTAAAATTATTAGCAGATGTAGGTTTAGTCGGGTTTCCTAGTGTCGGAAAGTCCACTTTACTGTCTGTAGTTTCCTCTGCCCGTCCCAAAATTGGGGAGTACCATTTCACAACGCTAGTACCAAACTTAGGAGTTGTTGAAACGGGAGATGGTCGTAGTTTTGTTATGGCAGACTTACCTGGTCTAATTGAAGGAGCTCACCAAGGCGTGGGACTTGGCTTCCAATTCTTACGTCATATTGAGAGAACCCGTGTCATTGTACATGTGATTGATATGGCCGCTGTTGAAGGAAGAGACCCATATGATGACTTTGTGACAATCCAACAGGAAATGGAGCAATATAATCTTCGTTTGTCAGAGCGTCCAATGATTATTGTAGCGAATAAGATGGACGTTCCAGAAGCAGAGGAAAACCTGAAGACCTTTAAAGAAAAGTTGGACAAGGATTATCCAATCTTCCCAATCTCAGCTGTTACACGTGATGGGGTTCGAGATTTACTCTTTATGGTAGCGGATGTTCTCGAAGACACGCCTGAGTTCCCATTAGATATTGAGGAGCCAAAGGAAGAGCGAGTACTTTATAAACATGAAAGTAAAGAGTCGGAGTTCAATATTCAACGTGAGCCGGATGGCACCTTCGTTGTTTTCGGAGAAAAGTTGGAACGTTTGTTTAAGATGACTGATTTTACAAGAGACGAATCTGTGAAAAGATTTGCTCGTCAGCTAAGAGGTATGGGTATTGATGAAGCACTAAGACAAAGAGGTGCTACTGACGGGGATATCGTCCGTATTATGGACTATGAGTTTGAGTTTATTGATTAATTTTTCTACCAAGATATAGATCAGAGAAGACAACTGGGGGAGTGAACCATGAAGATTGGATACTTAGGTCCACAAACAACCTTTACGCATGAGGCAGCGATGACGTTCTTTCCAAAAGGTGAGCTCATCCCTTTTACAACAATACCGGCAACAATGGATGGATTACAAAATGGAGATGTGGATGTAGCAGTTGTCCCCATTGAGAATACATTAGAGGGTTCCGTGAATATTACAATGGATTACTTAATTCACGAAACCCATGAACCTATTGTGGCGGAATTGATTTTACCAATAAAGCAACATTTAATGGTGCTTCCACAATATGCAGAAGAATGGACCTCGATGGAGAAAATTTATTCGCATTCACATGCTTTGGCACAATGTCACCGTTTTTTACATGAACACCTTTCCAATGTGCCAAAAGAAGAGACGACTTCAACAGCAGCTGCTGCCCTAAAAGTTAGTCAGGAGAGTAGCCGGAATATAGGAGCCATAGCCAATGAGCTAGCAGCAAATCATCATGGACTCAAGATAGTAAAAAAAGATATCCACGATTCTAAAAATAACCATACAAGGTTTGCTATTCTTTCAAAAGAATCGTTTAAAAATCATGGGGAGCATCAAGGAATCCTTCTTAAATCTCATAAAACGACCATTACCGTAACATTGCCGATGGATGAAGCTGGGACATTACATCAAGTTTTATCTGCATTTGCATGGAGAAAATTGAACTTGAGTAAAATTGAATCCAGGCCGATGAAAACGGGTCTAGGACATTACTACTTCATTATTGATATAGAAAAAAAGTGGGATGATGTGTTAATACCTGGAGCGATTCAGGAACTGGAGGCAATCGGTTGTGGGGTAAGAATCCTTGGGACTTATCCTTCTTATAGTCGAACAGTACCAAATAATAAGTAAGAAAAGCGGGCATTAACGGAAACTGTGTCCGGCTAAAGTAAAAAGGATGAGCAGAAACCTAGTTTTCTGCTCATCCTTTATTTATATGGCTTATCACACCGTTTAACTTGGAATCACTAAGAACCCAGCTCTTTTCAATGCCTCTTCAACCTCATCTAGCTGTTCTTCATTTTGGGCTGATATGGTATGTAGGTGATAGCCTTCGGTTAGCTCGGAAAGTAATGCGGCTTTTTTCTTTTTAATTTGCTCCATAAACAAGCCAACCTCACGGCGGTTAGAGACCATCACTGAAGCCTTTAAATCACCGTATATGGGATGTTCAATGGTTACATCTTTCACGGTTACACCGTAGTCAACGATAAGCTGTAATTCCTCTTCCGTTCTTTCAGGTGGATGATAACTGGCAATAATCCGTTCAAATTTGGTTGCTGGTTCTTTTTCCATATAGACATAGCCCTGGCTTGTAGCCATGATAGGCTCATTTTTGGCCTTTAGGAGGGTGATATCTCCTACTATTACTTGTCTACTGACATTAGCTTGTTTAGCGAGCTCGCTTCCTGTCAGTGGCTCTTGTGATTGCTTTAACAGATTTAAAATGTAATTCCTTCTATCCTCACCTAATAATTTGTCACTCATACTCCCTCTCCTTTCAGGTGTTGTTTTTTTGAACAATTTCTATAATGGCTGTAGAAAGCTTTTCAACTTCAGTTTGTGTAGTTTGAGCACCCATGGATACTCGTACTAGACCTTTAGCAATCGTCTCATTATATTGGCAAGCTAAAACAGTTGGAGAAGGGGCCTGCTTTCCAATATGGCAAGCACTTCCCGATGACACAGCCAATCCTCTTTGATTTAATTCCAATAACACATATTGTCCTTCTAAACCTTTAATTCGAAATGAAAAAATGGAAGGAAGCTGGCACTTCTGATCCGAGCTACCGAATATCTGAATGGATTCCTTTACTTTTTCAAG
This genomic stretch from Bacillus carboniphilus harbors:
- the obgE gene encoding GTPase ObgE: MFVDQVKIYVKGGDGGNGMVAFRREKYVPMGGPAGGDGGKGADVVFEVEEGLRTLVDFRYKRHFKAPRGEHGMSKSMHGKNAQDMVVKVPPGTVVKVADTGEVIADLTQHGQRAVVAKGGRGGRGNIRFATPANPAPELSENGEPGQERDIILELKLLADVGLVGFPSVGKSTLLSVVSSARPKIGEYHFTTLVPNLGVVETGDGRSFVMADLPGLIEGAHQGVGLGFQFLRHIERTRVIVHVIDMAAVEGRDPYDDFVTIQQEMEQYNLRLSERPMIIVANKMDVPEAEENLKTFKEKLDKDYPIFPISAVTRDGVRDLLFMVADVLEDTPEFPLDIEEPKEERVLYKHESKESEFNIQREPDGTFVVFGEKLERLFKMTDFTRDESVKRFARQLRGMGIDEALRQRGATDGDIVRIMDYEFEFID
- the pheA gene encoding prephenate dehydratase, giving the protein MKIGYLGPQTTFTHEAAMTFFPKGELIPFTTIPATMDGLQNGDVDVAVVPIENTLEGSVNITMDYLIHETHEPIVAELILPIKQHLMVLPQYAEEWTSMEKIYSHSHALAQCHRFLHEHLSNVPKEETTSTAAAALKVSQESSRNIGAIANELAANHHGLKIVKKDIHDSKNNHTRFAILSKESFKNHGEHQGILLKSHKTTITVTLPMDEAGTLHQVLSAFAWRKLNLSKIESRPMKTGLGHYYFIIDIEKKWDDVLIPGAIQELEAIGCGVRILGTYPSYSRTVPNNK
- a CDS encoding transcription repressor NadR, with product MSDKLLGEDRRNYILNLLKQSQEPLTGSELAKQANVSRQVIVGDITLLKAKNEPIMATSQGYVYMEKEPATKFERIIASYHPPERTEEELQLIVDYGVTVKDVTIEHPIYGDLKASVMVSNRREVGLFMEQIKKKKAALLSELTEGYHLHTISAQNEEQLDEVEEALKRAGFLVIPS
- a CDS encoding Spo0B domain-containing protein, whose product is MGDPKNVVDILRHARHDWLNKLQLIKGNLELGKTERAKEIIDEIIIEARHESDLSNIGLNQFSTFLLTYNWKQHFFILEFEVLELSGTFPLEDQYITNWLKGLFQHLEESLNPYGENHVSLSIEVKPDWSRFIVDIRGEFLPDAHILNYIHMHPITRGTIEVADEMDSDLSIEITIS